Below is a genomic region from Acidobacteriota bacterium.
CAAGGCCACGGGCGCGGCGTAGTGGTGGATCTCCTGGACCCTCAGCTTCCACGAGGGGTCCTCGTCCTCGGGATCGGCGGTGGCGGCCCACACCTTCAGCGTGTACTTGGCGTCGGGCTTGGCCCCGGAGGGAGGCGAGAAGTCCACCTCCAGGTGCCGGTAGCCCATCCCCTCCGAGACCAGGGCGTTCCCGTCGGCGTCCAGGATCTGCACGGGAATGTCGGTAAATTTGCCGAAGTCCTCCGCCGAAAGCGTGAGCCGGAAGGTCACGCGGGCTTCGCCGGGGGCGACGGAGAAGGTCTTCTTCCAGGGGTCGCCTCCCGGCCGGACGGTCTTCTCCGTAAAGGACCCCAGGATCTCGCCCGAACCGGTCCCCTTCAGCGCGTCGGGCAGGCCCGACAGGATTTCGAGTTCCGCCCGAGGGGTCTGACCCTGGGAGAGTTTCGCGGACAGGGCGCCCGCCGCGGGCCGTCCGAGGGGAAGGGCGCGCGCTTCCACCCTCACGGCGGCCGGAGCCTTGTTGAGGTAGTTGGCGTAGAGGTCCACCTCCCAAACCCCGGGCGCGAGGACCTCGCCGTCGAGCGTGAAGGAGCCCTTCCTGCGGTCGGGGCGAAGGACGGCCATCTCGCGCTGGCGTCCCTCGGGATCGTGGAGATAGCACGCCACTATCGCCTGCTGGCCAGCGGGGGCCTCCAGATCCAGCCGGGCGCCGCCGGCTTCGGGGGGCACGCGCAGGAAGAGGCGTTCCACGCGGGCGGGCTGGATCCCGTCCACGTTCCGGGAGAAGAACGCCCCGGCGGAGAGGTCTTCGGGGACCACAACCGAGACGGGCACCGCCCAGTCGGGACCGAGTTCGCGCCCTGCCCCTTTGAGGTAGCCGAGGATCCGGGCCTGGTAGAGGCCCGGCTTCCTTATCGCCGCCGCGTCGAAGGTGAAGGGGATCACGGCGCCCTGCTCCGCCTTCAGGAAGATGGACCCCTTCTCCAGCCGGAGCCAGGGGGCCGTGCTCTCCAAGTCGAAGGCCTGGAAGAAGCGCGCCTGCCCGTCGGCGGAGAGCGCCCGCGGAAAGACCGCCTTCACGGTGACCGTCTGGGTCTTTCCGTCCCTCGGGTAGTAGGCGCCTCGCCAGTGGACGGCGGGTCCCTTCAGGCCGGCCATCTCCGGCGACTCCGTCTCCGCGCGGTAGGTCAGGACGGCGTCTTTGCCCCGCCGGGCCAGGCTCTGCAGAATCGAGTAGGCCCGCGGCACGTCCACGAGGCCCCAGCCATAGTCCAGGGGACCGTAGCCCGCCATGGGCCGGGCGCCGCGCTTGAGGGCCATGGCCGCGTGGTCGCGCCTCACGTCGAGGCCTTCGGCCCGGGCGGCGGAGAGCAGGAGCGCCAGGGCGCCGGCCGCCTGCGGGGCCGCCATGCTCGTCCCCCGGAACACGCTCCGGCCGTCCTCGTAGTTGGGCACCGTCGAGGCCGAGAATCCAGGGCAGGCCACGTCGGGCTTCGCGGCCTCGGCTCCGCGGCTGGAGAACGAGAACATCTCGTCCTGGGCGAGGGAGGCTCCGTAGAGGTCCTTCGCCGAATCCCGGTTGAGCACGGCGGCCACCGACAGGGCGTTCGCCATGCAGGCGGGGAGGCCCACGGTGGAGAGCCCGGGGCCCTCGTTTCCGGCGGAAACCGTCGCCACGACGTCTGGATTCTCTTCGAGGAGTTCGTCGAGGAGCCGCTCGGCCTCCGCCGTCCCCTCGTTTTCCGAGCCCACGCCGTAGGACATCTGGATGACCAGGGGCATGCCCAGCTCCTTGGCCTTCTTCACGGCGTAGCGCCACGCGGCCACCATGGAACCCGGGGTGGTGGCCCCGCCCGAGAGGGTGTTGTCGCCGATCTTCAGGGCCAGGACTTGCGCTCCGGGCGCCACGCCGTCGAAGCCCGGCTGGCCGTCGATGCCGAAACCGGCGCAGATGCCCGCCACGTGGGTCCCGTGAGACCCGTCGGCCATGTAGAGGGCCGCCTTCTTTTCGGAGGGCCAGAGGTTGAGCGCGAATCCCATGACCTTGGCCTGGGCGTGGACGTCGCGGCCCCGCAGTTCGAAGGCCTCTCGGGCCACT
It encodes:
- a CDS encoding S8 family serine peptidase, which gives rise to MKQKTKTCAWLLLAAALPMAAAAASGAPLDWTFLSTTTIGAKDFVKAHPDWDGRGVLIAVCDSGVDLGLPGLTVTSDGKPKILDARIFLENRKVSLERAEAGQDANGKALRAKDGKWLYGFESLGLKPPSEKDLYVAYFKEEDLKNSDARDGDLNGNGSKDDVYGMVAFPESKAADAPWLAVVDTNADGSLADEKPVRDFAVAREAFELRGRDVHAQAKVMGFALNLWPSEKKAALYMADGSHGTHVAGICAGFGIDGQPGFDGVAPGAQVLALKIGDNTLSGGATTPGSMVAAWRYAVKKAKELGMPLVIQMSYGVGSENEGTAEAERLLDELLEENPDVVATVSAGNEGPGLSTVGLPACMANALSVAAVLNRDSAKDLYGASLAQDEMFSFSSRGAEAAKPDVACPGFSASTVPNYEDGRSVFRGTSMAAPQAAGALALLLSAARAEGLDVRRDHAAMALKRGARPMAGYGPLDYGWGLVDVPRAYSILQSLARRGKDAVLTYRAETESPEMAGLKGPAVHWRGAYYPRDGKTQTVTVKAVFPRALSADGQARFFQAFDLESTAPWLRLEKGSIFLKAEQGAVIPFTFDAAAIRKPGLYQARILGYLKGAGRELGPDWAVPVSVVVPEDLSAGAFFSRNVDGIQPARVERLFLRVPPEAGGARLDLEAPAGQQAIVACYLHDPEGRQREMAVLRPDRRKGSFTLDGEVLAPGVWEVDLYANYLNKAPAAVRVEARALPLGRPAAGALSAKLSQGQTPRAELEILSGLPDALKGTGSGEILGSFTEKTVRPGGDPWKKTFSVAPGEARVTFRLTLSAEDFGKFTDIPVQILDADGNALVSEGMGYRHLEVDFSPPSGAKPDAKYTLKVWAATADPEDEDPSWKLRVQEIHHYAAPVAL